The Gemmatimonadaceae bacterium region GGCCTGCCGGCGACCGTGCCGGGGGAGACGGTGAACCGGCTCTGTGCCTCGGGGCTGAACGCCGTGGCGCACGCGGCGCATGGCGTGCGAGTGGGCGAGGGGGACCTGTACCTGGCCGGAGGCGTGGAGAGCATGACCCGGGCGCCGTACGTCCTCTCCAAGGGCGCGGTGCCGTTCGCCCGCGACATGCAGCTCTACGACACGAGCCTGGGGTGGCGTTTTGTAAACGCTAATATGCAGGCGAAGTACGGCACCGATTCCATGGGACAGACCGCCGAGCACGTGGCCGAGCAGTTCGGGGTGTCGCGCGCCGACCAGGATGCGTTCGCGCTGCGGTCGCAGCAGAAGGCGGCGGCGGCGCGGGGGTCGGGGCGGCTGGCGCTCGAGATCGTCCCGGTGTCGATCCCGCGGCGCAAGGGCGACCCGGTGTCGGTGGAGCACGACGAATTCATCCGCCCCGACTCGTCGTTGGCCGGGCTCGGCAAGCTGCGCCCCGCGTTCCGCGCCGACGGCAAGGGATCCGTCACGGCCGGCAACTCGTCGGGCCTCAACGACGGCGCGGCCGCGCTGCTCGTGGCGTCGGCCCGGGGGGCCAGGGAGTTCTCGCTCGCGCCGCGGGCCCGCGTGCTCGCGTCGGCCGCGGCGGGTGTCGAGCCGCGCATCATGGGGATGGGGCCGGTGCCGGCCACACGTCGCGCCCTCCAGCTGGCGGGGCTCACGCTCGACCAGATGGACGTCATCGAACTCAACGAGGCGTTCGCCGCCCAGTCGCTGGCGTGCCTGCGCGAGTTCGGCATTCCCGACGACGACCCCCGCGTGAATCCCAACGGGGGGGCGATCGCGCTGGGGCACCCGTTGGGCATGTCCGGCGCCCGGCTCGTGCTCACCGCCATGCGGGAACTCGAGCGGACCGGTAAGCGCTATGCGCTGTGCACCATGTGCATCGGCGTGGGGCAGGGCATGGCGATGGTGCTGGAGCGCGCGTGATCTACGAGTTCGAGGGGTTCGTGCCGGTCATCCATGAATCGGCGTTCGTGCACCCGCAGGCCGCCGTCACCGGCAACGTGGTGATCGGGCGCGACGTGTACGTGGGGCCCGGCGCCGCGATCCGCGGCGACTGGGGCGGCGTCGTGATCGGCGACGGGTGCAACGTGCAGGAGAACTGCACCATCCACGCCTTTCCCGGCGCCACAGCGGTGCTCGAACCATCGGCGCACATGGGCCACGGATCGGTGCTGCACGGGGGACGTCTCGGCGAGAACGTGCTCGTGGGCATGAATGCGGTGATCATGGACAACGCCGACGTCGGGGCGGGGTGCATCATCGGCGCGCTGAGCTTCGTGCCCGCCGAGATGCGGATCCCGCCGCGCAAGGTCGTCGTGGGCAGCCCCGCCCGCGTGGTGCGGGACGTCACCGACGAAATGCTCGCATGGAAGAACGACGGCACCCGCGTGTATCAGGCACTCCCGGCCCGCATGCGTGCCGGATGGAAGCCCTGCGAGCCCCTGCGTGACGTGCCGGCCGACCGCCGCGAGCAGCAGAAATCGTATCAGACCTGGAAGGACACGAGGAGCCGATCATGAAGCCGCAGAATTACGCGCTTGGCCACTGGGTGACCGGCACCGGCAGGACCACGGAGCTGGTGCACGCCGTGACCGGCGAGACGATCGGCGAGACGTCGAGCGGCGGGCTCGACTTCAAGGCGATGACCGAGTATGCGCGCGCGGTGGGTGGCCCCAAGCTGCGGGCCATGACCTTTCACGAGCGCGCCCGGATGCTCAAGGCCATGGCGGCGTATCTCATGGAACGGAAGGACAGGTTCTACGAGGTGTCGGCGGCCACGGGCGCCACCAGGCAGGATTCCTGGATCGACATCGAGGGCGGGATCGGAACGTTCTTCGCGTATGGCAGCCGCGGCCGCCGCGAGTTCCCGGACGAGACGTTCTACGTGGACGGGCCCATGGAGCCGCTGTCCAAGGGCGGGACATTCGTGGCGCGCCACCTCTGTGTGCCGCTCGAAGGTGTGGCCGTGCACATCAACGCCTTCAATTTCCCGTGCTGGGGCATGCTGGAAAAGCTCGCGCCGACGTTCCTGGCCGGCGTGCCGGCCATCGTCAAGCCGGCTACCGTGACGTCGTACCTCACCGAGGCGATGGTGCGTGAAATGGTCGTCTCGGGGATCCTGCCCGACGGGGCCCTGCAACTCATCTGCGGCAGTGCCGGCGATCTCCTCTCGCAACTCGGGGGCCAGGACGCCGTGGCGTTCACCGGCTCGGCGGCCACCGGCCGGATGCTGCGCGAGACCCCGGCCATCGTCGAACACGCCGTGCGCTTCAACATGGAAGCGGACTCGCTCAACTGCTCCATCCTCGGCCCCGATGCCGCGCCGGGCACGGAGGAGTTCGACCTCTTCATCAAGGAAGTCGTACGGGAGATGACCGCGAAGGCCGGCCAGAAGTGCACGGCCATCCGGCGCACGATCGTGCCCGCCGGCATGGAGGACGACGTGGTCAAGGCGCTGCGCGCGCGCCTCGAGAAGGTCGTGATCGGCGATCCCGCGGCCGAGGGGGTGCGGATGGGACCGCTGGCCAGCAAGGGGCAGGTGCGCGACGTGGGGCAGAAGGCCGCCGAGCTGCGGCGCGCCGGCGCGGTGGCGTACGGCGGCGCCGACGACTTCGCCGTCGTGGGGGCCGACCGCACGAGGGGCGCCTTCTTCGCGCCTCTACTGCTCGTCTGCGACGCGCCGTTCGCGCGCCACGAGCCGCACGACGTCGAGGCGTTCGGCCCCGTGAACACCGTCATGCCATATCAGTCCGTTGATGAGGCGCTGGAACTCGCCCGGCTCGGGCGCGGGAGCCTGTGCGGGTCGCTGTTCACCGCCGATCACGAGGTGGCGCGGCGGATCGTGCTCGGCGTGGCCCCGTACCACGGCCGGTTCATGGTGCTCGACCGGTCGAGCGCCGGGGAGAGCACGGGGCACGGCTCGCCGCTGCCCAACCTCGTGCACGGCGGCCCGGGGCGGGCCGGTGGCGGTGAGGAGATGGGC contains the following coding sequences:
- the pcaF gene encoding 3-oxoadipyl-CoA thiolase — protein: MTDAFLVDGVRTPIGNLGGALSDVRPDDMAAHVLATVLARNPSVDPSRITDVILGCANQAGEDNRNVARMALLLAGLPATVPGETVNRLCASGLNAVAHAAHGVRVGEGDLYLAGGVESMTRAPYVLSKGAVPFARDMQLYDTSLGWRFVNANMQAKYGTDSMGQTAEHVAEQFGVSRADQDAFALRSQQKAAAARGSGRLALEIVPVSIPRRKGDPVSVEHDEFIRPDSSLAGLGKLRPAFRADGKGSVTAGNSSGLNDGAAALLVASARGAREFSLAPRARVLASAAAGVEPRIMGMGPVPATRRALQLAGLTLDQMDVIELNEAFAAQSLACLREFGIPDDDPRVNPNGGAIALGHPLGMSGARLVLTAMRELERTGKRYALCTMCIGVGQGMAMVLERA
- a CDS encoding transferase hexapeptide repeat family protein; the protein is MIYEFEGFVPVIHESAFVHPQAAVTGNVVIGRDVYVGPGAAIRGDWGGVVIGDGCNVQENCTIHAFPGATAVLEPSAHMGHGSVLHGGRLGENVLVGMNAVIMDNADVGAGCIIGALSFVPAEMRIPPRKVVVGSPARVVRDVTDEMLAWKNDGTRVYQALPARMRAGWKPCEPLRDVPADRREQQKSYQTWKDTRSRS
- the paaZ gene encoding phenylacetic acid degradation bifunctional protein PaaZ, whose amino-acid sequence is MKPQNYALGHWVTGTGRTTELVHAVTGETIGETSSGGLDFKAMTEYARAVGGPKLRAMTFHERARMLKAMAAYLMERKDRFYEVSAATGATRQDSWIDIEGGIGTFFAYGSRGRREFPDETFYVDGPMEPLSKGGTFVARHLCVPLEGVAVHINAFNFPCWGMLEKLAPTFLAGVPAIVKPATVTSYLTEAMVREMVVSGILPDGALQLICGSAGDLLSQLGGQDAVAFTGSAATGRMLRETPAIVEHAVRFNMEADSLNCSILGPDAAPGTEEFDLFIKEVVREMTAKAGQKCTAIRRTIVPAGMEDDVVKALRARLEKVVIGDPAAEGVRMGPLASKGQVRDVGQKAAELRRAGAVAYGGADDFAVVGADRTRGAFFAPLLLVCDAPFARHEPHDVEAFGPVNTVMPYQSVDEALELARLGRGSLCGSLFTADHEVARRIVLGVAPYHGRFMVLDRSSAGESTGHGSPLPNLVHGGPGRAGGGEEMGGTRGVLHYMQRTAVQGSPSVLTAVMDQWMPGAEQRRGQVHPFRKYFDELEIGETLITDRRTITEADVVAFAELTGDFFYAHMDDVAARESIFEKRVAHGYFVLSAAAGLFV